GCGTCTGGTGTCAACAGGCTGCTACCGCCGGTCGCCGTCTTGCTTCCGGACGCGACGGGATATAAAAAAGCTGGGGCCGCGACACGCATCAGCCACCCACCTCGCGCGCCACAGATCAGATATTCATCGTTCGTCGGTTCCAGGGTCActcacgcacgcacgcacgcaacACATACCGTGATCACCGGCTCCATGTCCATCCATCGATCCACAAGATTCTGCCTGCGGCGGCAGCCAGAGCCAAACCACAAAGGTAGCCAACGGATGCCAAGTGATCGAGCTCCAAGATAATACCGTGAGCCAGGTGACCACAGGTACCTGAGCGCCGGCGCCTCATCCCGGTGGTGGCGGCGAGGAGTGTGACACTGTGGGAGAGCGAGCGGCTGCGTgacggagagagagagagagagagagagacgaggAGGGCGCAGGCCAAACATCTCACGCGCCCTCCACTGTCCCTTTCCCGCCGTTCCCAACAGATAAGCATGGCACCGCGGGCCGCGGCGTGGACTCTTGTGCCGCTACAGCCCGCAGGCCTGCCTAGAGATGCCGTCCGCGTCCGCGTCGGCATCGGCGCCGGCCGGCGTCACTCCCCCGCTATAAATTCGTCACATCGCCCACCTGTTCTGAGCACAGTGCCTACCTGTCAGTAGGCGAGTGAGGTCAGCGAGCGAGGGGCcgagggaaggggaaggggagagcCGAAGAGGAGAGGGGGATGGGGAAGGGCGGGCAAGGGAGCGacgcctcggcggcggcggccggcgaggtgGAGGAGAACATGGCGGCGTGGCTGGTCGCCAAGAACACCCTCAAGATCATGCCCTTCAAGCTTCCGCCCCTTGGTACGTACTCCATCAGATTCAGGCTGTCTCTGTCCGACATACTTCCTGCTGCTTGTTTGCTCTGTTCTAGGATTTCGCTGGCGGATTACTACCTCTTTGGTGCAGAAATCCCGGTAGCCCTGACAAGTTTCAGTCTTGTTTACATTATCCTGTCTTGCTTGCACGTGCGGAATATGCAGGTGTAGTAGTCAGGAATCTAGATCGCGGATTTGGGTCCGCCTTGGTGTTTTCCCCAGTTTAGGAATTAGAGTGTATTCTTCTTTTCATGGAAGCAAAATCTGCGGTCAAAAGAAGGGGATATGGCACAGCTAGGTAGCGTCATCTGCCAAATCACTAGAGTGTCAGTCACTAGGCAAGAAGGCATATTGTCTGCCTTACAACAAGGTTTTGGACAGTGTCAGAATGCAATTACAGGAAGTGTTTCAGTAGGCATGCTGACAGTGAAGTCTGGCATTTTCCAGGCCCGCATGATGTCCGGGTGCGGATGAAGGCAGTGGGGATCTGCGGCAGCGACGTGCACTACCTCAGGGTGCGTCATGCGTGCGCCTCATCTCCTCCTCTCTTGCTCATCCGATCCAGCACTTCACTTGCTGAACGAACGAACCAACGAACTGAATTATCTGCAGGAGATGCGCATCGCGCACTTCGTGGTGAAGGAGCCGATGGTGATCGGCCACGAGTGCGCGGGCGTGATCGAGGAGGTGGGCGCCGGCGTCAAGCACCTCGCCGCGGGCGACCGCGTGGCGCTGGAGCCCGGCATCAGCTGCTGGCGCTGCCGCCACTGCAAGGGCGGGCGCTACAACCTCTGCGACGACATGAAGTTCTTCGCCACCCCGCCCGTGCACGGCTCGCTGGCCAACCAGATCGTGCACCCGGCGGACCTGTGCTTCAAGCTCCCGGACGGCGTGAGCCTGGAGGAGGGCGCCATGTGCGAGCCCCTCAGCGTGggggtccacgcgtgccgccgCGCCGGGGTCGGCCCGGAGACGGCCGTGCTCATCATGGGCGCCGGGCCCATCGGCCTCGTCGCGCTGCTGGCGGCGCGGGCCTTCGGCGCGCCGCGCGTGGCGATCGTGGACGTGGACGAGCACCGGCTGGGCGTGGCGAGGTCCCTGGGCGCGGACGCGGCGGTGCGGGTGTCGGCGCGGCCCGAGGACGCCGCGGAGGAGGTGGCGCGGAtccgggcggcgctgggcggcgcGGAGATCGACGTGAGCCTGGACTGCGCCGGGTTCAGCAAGACGCTGGCGACGGCGCTGGAGGCGACGCGCCCCGGCGGGCGGGTGTGCCTGGTGGGGATGGGGCACAACGAGATGACGGTGCCGCTGACGTCGGCGGCGATCCGGGAGGTGGACGTGGTGGGCATCTTCCGGTACAAGGACACCTGGCCGCTCTGCATCGAGTTCCTGCGCTCCGGCAAGGTGGACGTGAAGCCGCTCATCACCCACCGCTTCGGCTTCTCGCAGCGGGAGGTGGAGGAGGCATTCGAGGtcagcgcgcgcggccgcgacGCCATCAAGGTCATGTTCAACCTCTAGGTAGCTTGGCGGCTGCCGGCTGCTCGCGCTCCGGGGATGAATAAAATAAGGTAGTGGAAGTGGCGCCGTCCGTCGGCCGTCGCTTGGTCCTCGGGCGAATGGCGCATAAAACCCTGGTCGGTGGCGAGGATGCCACGGCGTTGGATTGGATTGGATTGGAACTTGGAACAACCGTGGCTTTGTTGCTTCTTTCGCTGCTGGCTGTGTGCTCGTGCTGTCGTCTGATGGCGTGTTCCTGATCGATGCGCGAAATTTGAGCTAGAGTGAGTCTGTCAATCGGAGGCCGATGACTTTTTGGCACTGAACCAAGGGATGATGACCCAACTGGAGATCCGAGACCTCGAACTGGAGGGAGGGAGACTgccatttttcttttttctttttagaAAATAGACTGTCAATTCTTTTGGTGCCCAGCTCTCCCCGGAATGGGCTTGGATCCGGGCAGCCCGTTCCTCCACTAGGCCCTTTGTGCACGCAAGCCGGCCCACGAGAAAGCGCTAGACTGCTACTAGCGCCGGCCGATGACGGTGGAGGTGACGCGCGCTCCGAAGATGTGTGATTGCGACTTGACCGCTTGGTATGGTCGAGGCGTCGGGCCATGGGTGGCGGAAGACGACAAGGACCATCTTTCTCACGGGCCCACATGGGTGAGCGCGTGTTTCAAATTGAACCGACCGAGGGTCGACCGCCTCGTGACTTCGGGCTTAAGCTTCCCGTGCTCGATGCGACGCCGTCCTCCGTCACGTCCGGCGCCCAACAGACCCGGCCGTGTCCGGCGCAGCCGAGGCCTCGCGGTGCACAGGACAGAAACCACCTTTTCCTTCCCGGCCACCCATTCCTTCCGGAGCGCGTCTCCGGGACCAAGAGTCCaagtccccgccgccgcgcggtgACGCCAGGGCTGCCGTCGCCGGCGGCCCGATCCGCGTGCGCCCACGTCTCCCCGGGCTCCCACTTGCCGACTCCCGGCCTCCGCGGGCAAGTGGGGAGAGAAGTTGCTGCCTCGATTCACCCGTTGCTGCCACTCGCTTCTCTTTAGGAACGGTCTCGGTCACTTGAGATACATGCTACATGTGGTAGTTCTTGCAGCAGTTCATTCTACAGTAGACACGTATATCCCATTTGACTTCTTGAGTGGCACCGATTATCCAAATTAAATTCCAACTCTTTTTCGAGGTGGATAAAATGCTGGATCTTTTTCTGGTACTCATGGAGTAGTAAGGACTGTAGGAGAATTCATTTATCAGCTACTCATCGCAGTTTATTCTTCTCGACACGTAGTACATCCGTTAGACTTTTGAATGTCTACGGAGAAAAAATATTATGACTTCTATGACAACGATAACTTGTACAATAATACGTAGGCGGTTGTGTCGCAAAACAACCACTTCGTTCTCCTTCCTCCCCCTCAGTTGCTCCACATCACCAATGTAATTGTCCTAACTCTTGTTGTTTGAATTGATAAAATGTTGTCCCTCTAATTTTTCTTTTGGCACTCCTCAAGCATTAGTCGGACCGTCGGAGAGTTCATTCATTAGTGCATCATTTTTTTCAGGTTCAAGCAACGGTTTAGCAAAATTTGAGTAGAACCCACCAAAACCACCCACGGATCAGATCCAAATGCCATTATTTCCAGTTCCATTAAAATCTGAAAGGACGGGGGCAAATCAGATTGTTTAATTCCTGCCCGATTTGTTGCGGGGCACAAACGAAACAGATGATCCTCTCTGTTCTACACTTCTACTCCTACTCGGGTCCTCGAATCATGGGAGCTGTAAGCTAGCTCCACAGCTCCACTTCTCCGGCCTCGCAGTCTTCGTCGTCCTCCGGGCAGTCCGCGGCGGTCGGCGGCGGGTCGATGAGGAGCCCCTGCGCCAGGCTCGCGTAGTAGGATCCGGCGTCCATGCCGCCGAACACGTCCAGCTCGAGCAAGCTGCCGTTGTCCAGCACCgaccctgccgccgccggcgcttcaACAGCCGCCGGCGAGGACGACCAGGCGGCATTGTGCTGCGGAGCGGCGTCCCCGCCGTGGCGCCGCAGGAACCCCGCGACGGCCTCGGTGGCGGCGCGCTGTACGTCGGCCAGCGGCGGCAGCTCCGCTGGGGcgctgccggcggcggggcgcgggacgTCGAGCAGCCAGGCGGAGTCTGCGAAGTTGAGGCTCGCGTCAGTGCGGCAGAGCGCGAGCATGGCGGcgtcgtgcgcgcgcgcggcggcctcGGCGGTGTCGAACGTGCCCACCCAGAGGCGGTCCCCGCGGCTGCCCGGCACGCGCACCTCGCACACCCAccgccccgcgcgcccgcgccgccgcacccCGCGGAACACCGGGTGCCGCGTCTCCTGGAACTTGGTCCGCCCCGCGGGGCGCTTCGGCGGGGACGGCCGCCCCGACGATCCCCTGCCGCTCTCCTCCGCCGGGGTGGCGGAGCCCGGAGGAGGCTCGGTGGCGCTCTGGACCTGGACGTACTCCATCTCCATGGCTGCTGCTGCCGGCTCGCTGACCGTCTGCTTCCTGGTCTCGGCTATGGCGCTGCGCGGGTACGGGAGCGCGCGTATTTATAGGTACTCCCCCGGCGTCCGGTGCTAGCCGACGATTTCCTTGATTTCGAGAATGGGAACACGGGTTTGGTTTGGCCTTTGGGGGCGAGGCCGGGCAGAAACTGACGCGACGCTTGCCTGGTGATGATGGCAACGAGTGCGGCAGCTTGTGATGAACAAGTTGCCTTCTTTCCCTGTTGCTCTGTGTATGACATGTTCCGGCAGGCGGGAACCTTCGTGTGGCACAGTGGTAGTGGAAACCGGGTGCTGGGCGCGGAGACCCGAAGGcgggcgtcgccgtcgccgtcgccgcggccGGGGTTGCTTAGCCGCTTGGAGTGCGCGGTCGGCCAGCCGACGGCGTCGCGGCCTGCCCTGGTTCCCGGGACGAGCGGAGCGGATAGCCGGGATACCCCACCCCGGCCGCACCTGATTTCGCCGGCGGCGGCTATTTCCGGTATGCTGAGGCACCCGTGGGCGCGGctgctgtttttttttttctctttgccTCTTTCGGGAAGGCTGCTGGCCGATCCAAGATAGTACTACTTCTCTACTAGAGGAGACCATGGCAAAGTTGGAC
The Panicum hallii strain FIL2 chromosome 6, PHallii_v3.1, whole genome shotgun sequence genome window above contains:
- the LOC112896924 gene encoding sorbitol dehydrogenase, coding for MGKGGQGSDASAAAAGEVEENMAAWLVAKNTLKIMPFKLPPLGPHDVRVRMKAVGICGSDVHYLREMRIAHFVVKEPMVIGHECAGVIEEVGAGVKHLAAGDRVALEPGISCWRCRHCKGGRYNLCDDMKFFATPPVHGSLANQIVHPADLCFKLPDGVSLEEGAMCEPLSVGVHACRRAGVGPETAVLIMGAGPIGLVALLAARAFGAPRVAIVDVDEHRLGVARSLGADAAVRVSARPEDAAEEVARIRAALGGAEIDVSLDCAGFSKTLATALEATRPGGRVCLVGMGHNEMTVPLTSAAIREVDVVGIFRYKDTWPLCIEFLRSGKVDVKPLITHRFGFSQREVEEAFEVSARGRDAIKVMFNL
- the LOC112896927 gene encoding dehydration-responsive element-binding protein 1J-like; the encoded protein is MEMEYVQVQSATEPPPGSATPAEESGRGSSGRPSPPKRPAGRTKFQETRHPVFRGVRRRGRAGRWVCEVRVPGSRGDRLWVGTFDTAEAAARAHDAAMLALCRTDASLNFADSAWLLDVPRPAAGSAPAELPPLADVQRAATEAVAGFLRRHGGDAAPQHNAAWSSSPAAVEAPAAAGSVLDNGSLLELDVFGGMDAGSYYASLAQGLLIDPPPTAADCPEDDEDCEAGEVELWS